One window of the Pseudomonas lurida genome contains the following:
- the thiS gene encoding sulfur carrier protein ThiS, which translates to MRIQLNGESFELPDGETVAALLTRLDLTGRRVAVELNLDIVPRSLHAETALTEGDQVEVVHAIGGG; encoded by the coding sequence ATGCGCATTCAGTTGAACGGCGAATCCTTTGAACTGCCCGACGGTGAAACCGTTGCGGCCCTGCTGACCCGCCTGGACCTTACCGGGCGTCGCGTCGCAGTGGAACTCAACCTGGATATCGTCCCGCGTAGCCTGCACGCCGAGACTGCGCTCACCGAAGGTGACCAGGTCGAAGTGGTCCACGCCATTGGTGGCGGCTGA
- a CDS encoding thiazole synthase, whose translation MSIVRNDKPFVLAGRTYQSRLLVGTGKYRDMEETRLAIEASGAEIVTFAVRRTNLGQIEGEPNLLEVLSPDRYTFLPNTAGCYDAIEAVRTCRLARELLDGHNLVKLEVLADQKTLFPNVIETLKAAETLVKEGFDVMVYTSDDPIIARQLAEIGCIAVMPLAGLIGSGLGICNPYNLQIILEEAKIPVLVDAGVGTASDATIAMELGCDAVLMNSAIAHAQQPILMAEAMNHAIVAGRLAYLAGRMPKKLYASASSPLDGLIK comes from the coding sequence ATGAGCATCGTTCGTAACGACAAGCCCTTCGTCCTGGCCGGTCGTACCTACCAGTCCCGTCTGCTGGTCGGCACCGGCAAGTACCGCGACATGGAAGAAACCCGCCTGGCCATCGAAGCCTCGGGCGCAGAGATCGTCACCTTCGCCGTACGCCGCACCAACCTCGGCCAGATCGAGGGCGAGCCGAACCTGCTCGAAGTGCTGTCGCCGGATCGCTACACCTTCCTGCCGAACACTGCCGGTTGCTACGACGCCATCGAAGCCGTACGCACCTGCCGCCTGGCTCGTGAGCTGCTCGACGGCCACAACCTGGTGAAGCTGGAAGTGCTGGCTGATCAGAAAACCCTGTTCCCCAACGTGATTGAAACCCTCAAGGCCGCTGAAACGCTGGTCAAGGAAGGTTTCGACGTGATGGTCTACACCAGCGATGACCCGATCATCGCGCGCCAACTGGCGGAAATCGGCTGCATCGCCGTGATGCCGCTGGCGGGTCTGATCGGGTCCGGCCTGGGTATCTGCAATCCGTACAACCTGCAGATCATCCTCGAAGAAGCGAAGATCCCGGTGCTGGTGGATGCCGGCGTGGGCACTGCCTCCGACGCGACCATCGCCATGGAACTGGGCTGCGACGCAGTGCTGATGAATTCGGCCATCGCCCATGCCCAGCAACCGATCCTGATGGCCGAAGCCATGAACCACGCCATCGTCGCGGGCCGCCTGGCCTACCTCGCCGGTCGCATGCCGAAAAAACTCTACGCCAGCGCCTCCTCGCCGCTGGATGGTCTGATCAAGTAA
- the mtgA gene encoding monofunctional biosynthetic peptidoglycan transglycosylase, producing the protein MLRLLFKRFLNVVKWFAIGSVLLVLLFRVVPPPFTALMVERKVESWFDGEPIDLQRSWVPWDEISDDLKVAVMAGEDQRFPQHWGFDFGAIQAAILHNERGGSIRGASTLSQQVSKNLFLWAGRSYLRKGLEAWFTGLIEVLWPKQRILEVYLNSVEWDEGVFGAEAAARHHFGVSAKGLSRQQASYLAAVLPNPRVWSASHPTAYVARRAAWIRQQMSQLGGDGYLMELNNSRKAPWSD; encoded by the coding sequence ATGCTGCGTCTCCTCTTCAAACGCTTTCTCAACGTCGTGAAATGGTTTGCCATCGGCAGTGTGCTGCTGGTGCTGCTGTTTCGTGTCGTCCCGCCCCCCTTCACCGCGCTGATGGTTGAGCGCAAGGTCGAATCCTGGTTCGACGGCGAACCCATTGACCTGCAGCGCAGCTGGGTGCCGTGGGACGAGATCTCCGATGACCTCAAGGTGGCGGTGATGGCCGGTGAAGACCAGCGGTTCCCGCAGCATTGGGGTTTTGACTTCGGTGCGATCCAGGCCGCCATCCTGCACAACGAACGCGGTGGCTCGATTCGCGGCGCCAGCACGTTGAGCCAGCAGGTGTCGAAGAACCTGTTCCTGTGGGCGGGCCGCAGTTATTTGCGCAAAGGCCTAGAAGCCTGGTTTACCGGCCTGATCGAGGTATTGTGGCCCAAGCAACGGATCCTTGAGGTCTACCTCAACAGCGTTGAATGGGATGAAGGGGTGTTTGGCGCGGAAGCGGCTGCACGGCATCACTTTGGGGTCAGTGCCAAGGGCCTTTCACGGCAGCAGGCCAGCTATCTGGCGGCGGTATTGCCGAACCCGCGGGTGTGGAGTGCCAGCCATCCGACGGCGTATGTGGCACGGCGGGCGGCGTGGATTCGCCAACAGATGAGTCAGTTGGGTGGTGATGGCTACCTGATGGAGCTGAACAATTCCCGCAAGGCTCCCTGGTCCGACTGA
- the trmB gene encoding tRNA (guanosine(46)-N7)-methyltransferase TrmB, which produces MTESNETPNTVDAGDESKHRRIKSFVMRAGRMTEGQQKGLEQGTPLFVLPLADAPVDYDQVFGRSAPRSLEIGFGMGHSLLEMAAAAPDQDFIGVEVHRPGVGALLNGVLTQGLTNLRVYDCDAIEVLNRCIADNSLDRLMLFFPDPWHKARHHKRRIVQASFAELVRSKLKVGGILHMATDWEPYAEYMLEVMNVAPGYRNLAEDGKCVPRPAERPITKFERRGERLGHGVWDLKFEKLA; this is translated from the coding sequence ATGACTGAATCAAACGAAACGCCGAACACCGTGGACGCAGGCGACGAGTCCAAGCACCGCCGCATCAAGAGTTTTGTGATGCGCGCCGGTCGCATGACCGAAGGCCAGCAAAAGGGCCTGGAGCAAGGTACGCCGCTGTTCGTGCTGCCATTGGCCGATGCGCCGGTGGATTACGACCAGGTGTTCGGCCGTTCGGCCCCGCGTTCCCTGGAAATCGGTTTTGGCATGGGCCACTCCCTGCTGGAGATGGCCGCTGCCGCGCCGGACCAGGACTTCATCGGCGTGGAAGTCCACCGCCCTGGTGTGGGCGCTCTGCTCAATGGCGTGTTGACCCAAGGGTTGACCAACCTGCGGGTCTACGACTGCGACGCCATCGAAGTGCTTAACCGCTGCATCGCCGACAACAGCCTCGACCGCCTGATGCTGTTCTTCCCCGACCCATGGCACAAAGCCCGTCACCACAAGCGTCGCATCGTCCAGGCCTCCTTCGCGGAGCTGGTGCGCAGCAAGCTCAAGGTCGGCGGCATCCTGCACATGGCCACCGACTGGGAACCGTACGCGGAATACATGCTGGAAGTGATGAACGTCGCCCCTGGCTATCGCAACCTGGCGGAAGACGGCAAGTGCGTGCCACGCCCGGCTGAGCGCCCGATCACCAAGTTTGAGCGTCGCGGCGAGCGGTTGGGGCATGGGGTGTGGGATCTGAAGTTCGAGAAGCTGGCTTAA
- the rpoH gene encoding RNA polymerase sigma factor RpoH yields MTTSLQPAYALVPGANLEAYVHTVNSIPLLTPEQERELAESLYYEQDLGAARQMVLAHLRFVVHIARSYSGYGLAQADLIQEGNVGLMKAVKRFNPEMGVRLVSFAVHWIKAEIHEFILRNWRIVKVATTKAQRKLFFNLRSQKKRLAWLNNEEVHRVAESLGVEPREVREMESRLTGHDMAFDPAAEADDDSAFQSPANYLEDHRYDPARQLEDADWSDNSNHNLHEALEVLDDRSRDILYQRWLAEEKATLHDLAQKYNVSAERIRQLEKSAMNKLKLSIAA; encoded by the coding sequence ATGACCACTTCTTTGCAACCTGCTTATGCCTTGGTCCCGGGTGCGAACCTGGAAGCCTATGTGCATACGGTAAACAGCATCCCATTGCTGACGCCCGAGCAGGAGCGTGAACTGGCCGAGAGTCTCTACTATGAGCAGGATTTGGGGGCGGCTCGGCAGATGGTGCTCGCCCACCTGCGTTTTGTTGTACATATCGCCCGTAGCTATAGCGGCTATGGCCTGGCCCAGGCTGACCTGATCCAGGAAGGCAACGTCGGCCTGATGAAGGCTGTCAAGCGCTTCAACCCTGAGATGGGTGTGCGCCTGGTGTCGTTTGCCGTGCACTGGATCAAGGCGGAAATCCACGAGTTCATCCTGCGCAACTGGCGCATTGTGAAAGTCGCGACCACCAAGGCCCAGCGCAAACTGTTCTTCAACCTGCGCAGCCAGAAAAAACGCCTGGCGTGGCTGAACAACGAGGAAGTCCACCGCGTGGCTGAAAGCCTTGGCGTGGAACCCCGTGAAGTGCGCGAGATGGAAAGCCGCCTGACCGGCCATGACATGGCCTTCGACCCGGCCGCCGAAGCGGACGACGACAGCGCCTTCCAATCGCCGGCCAACTACCTGGAAGACCACCGGTACGACCCGGCGCGTCAACTGGAAGACGCTGACTGGAGCGACAACTCCAACCACAACCTGCACGAAGCGCTGGAAGTGCTGGACGACCGTAGCCGTGACATCCTCTACCAGCGCTGGCTGGCGGAAGAAAAAGCCACGCTGCATGACCTGGCGCAGAAGTACAACGTGTCGGCCGAGCGGATTCGTCAGCTCGAGAAAAGCGCGATGAACAAGCTGAAACTGTCGATCGCGGCCTAA
- the ftsE gene encoding cell division ATP-binding protein FtsE, with the protein MIRFEQVGKRYANGHVGLHELSFRVRRGEFLFVTGHSGAGKSTLLRLLLAMERPTTGKLLLAGQDLATISNAQIPFLRRQIGVVFQNHQLLFDRTVFNNVALPLQILGLSKAEIVKRVDSALERVALSDKTDLYPGDLSTGQQQRVGIARAIVHRPALLLADEPTGNLDPRLAAEIMGVFEDINRLGTSVLIASHDLALIARMRHRMLTLQRGRLIGDGEAGA; encoded by the coding sequence ATGATTCGATTCGAACAGGTCGGTAAACGCTATGCCAACGGGCATGTCGGCTTGCATGAGCTGAGCTTTCGAGTGCGTCGCGGCGAATTCTTGTTTGTAACCGGGCATTCCGGTGCCGGCAAAAGTACGTTGCTGCGCCTGCTGCTGGCCATGGAGCGCCCGACTACCGGCAAACTGCTGCTGGCGGGCCAGGACCTGGCAACCATCAGCAACGCGCAAATCCCGTTCCTGCGCCGCCAGATCGGCGTGGTGTTCCAGAATCACCAACTGCTGTTCGATCGCACCGTGTTCAATAACGTGGCACTGCCGTTGCAGATCCTCGGGCTGTCCAAGGCCGAGATCGTCAAACGCGTGGATTCGGCCCTGGAGCGCGTGGCGTTGTCGGACAAGACCGATCTCTACCCCGGCGACCTCTCCACCGGCCAGCAACAGCGCGTCGGCATTGCCCGCGCCATCGTCCACCGCCCGGCACTGCTGCTGGCGGATGAACCGACCGGTAACCTCGACCCGCGCCTGGCGGCCGAGATCATGGGGGTGTTCGAAGACATCAACCGCCTGGGCACCAGCGTGCTGATCGCCAGTCACGACCTGGCACTGATCGCCCGCATGCGCCATCGCATGCTGACCCTGCAACGCGGCCGCCTGATCGGTGACGGGGAGGCCGGCGCATGA
- a CDS encoding DUF423 domain-containing protein, which produces MLRGFLMLAAFFGFTGVALGAFAAHGLKNRLSAEYLAIFHTGVTYQLVHTLALFGVALLAAHIPGRLVGWAGISFVVGILLFSGSLYVLTMTGISKLGIITPFGGLAFLLGWFFLGLAAWRLQAA; this is translated from the coding sequence ATGCTGCGTGGCTTTCTGATGTTGGCTGCCTTTTTCGGCTTCACCGGCGTTGCCCTTGGCGCCTTCGCCGCTCACGGGCTGAAAAACCGCCTGAGCGCCGAGTACCTGGCGATCTTCCACACCGGCGTGACCTACCAACTGGTGCACACCCTGGCGCTGTTCGGCGTGGCGCTGCTGGCGGCACATATCCCTGGCCGGCTGGTCGGTTGGGCGGGTATTTCGTTTGTCGTCGGTATCCTGCTGTTCTCCGGTAGCCTGTACGTGTTGACCATGACCGGGATCAGCAAGCTCGGGATCATCACGCCGTTCGGTGGCCTGGCGTTCCTGTTGGGTTGGTTCTTCCTTGGCTTGGCGGCGTGGCGCCTTCAAGCGGCCTGA
- the ftsX gene encoding permease-like cell division protein FtsX has protein sequence MSATRSPKVSERVAPKPADPQPQKKKHDHDDDGPDFSTLLRAWIESHRASLLDSLRRLGKQPIGSFFTCLVMAVALSLPMGLSLLLNNVERLGGSWQRAAQISLYLNIDASAKDGETLRDDIKNLPGVAQAEYISRDQALEEFQQQSGLGEALKELPQNPLPGVVLVTPNEVDKAALEALRQKLAEMPKVQQAQLDLVWVERLAAILKLGDRFVFGLTVLLVSALLLVIGNTIRLHIENRRTEIEVIKLVGGTDSYVRRPFLYMGALYGFSAGILSWGVLAFGLDWLNDAVVGLAGLYGSDFALAGVPVADGLSLLLGAVLLGYIGAWIAVARHLRELAPK, from the coding sequence ATGAGTGCTACACGCAGCCCTAAAGTGTCCGAGCGCGTGGCGCCGAAACCGGCCGACCCGCAACCCCAAAAGAAAAAGCACGATCACGATGATGACGGCCCGGACTTCAGCACCTTGCTGCGCGCCTGGATCGAAAGCCATCGTGCGAGCCTGCTCGACAGCCTGCGGCGCCTGGGCAAGCAGCCGATTGGCAGCTTCTTCACGTGCCTGGTGATGGCAGTGGCCCTGAGCCTGCCGATGGGCCTGTCGCTGCTGCTTAACAATGTGGAGCGACTGGGCGGTTCCTGGCAGCGCGCAGCGCAGATCTCGCTGTACCTGAACATCGATGCCAGTGCCAAAGACGGCGAAACCCTGCGCGATGACATCAAGAACCTGCCGGGCGTGGCGCAGGCCGAGTACATCAGCCGTGACCAGGCGCTGGAAGAGTTCCAGCAACAGTCCGGCCTGGGCGAGGCGCTCAAGGAGCTGCCGCAGAACCCGTTGCCGGGCGTCGTGCTGGTAACGCCGAATGAAGTCGACAAGGCCGCCTTGGAAGCCCTGCGGCAAAAACTCGCAGAGATGCCCAAGGTACAGCAGGCGCAGCTTGATCTAGTCTGGGTAGAGCGCTTGGCGGCCATCCTCAAGCTGGGCGACCGTTTTGTGTTCGGCCTGACAGTGTTGTTGGTGTCTGCATTACTTTTGGTGATAGGTAATACCATTCGTCTTCATATTGAAAACCGCCGCACCGAGATAGAAGTGATTAAACTGGTCGGCGGCACGGACAGCTATGTGCGTCGTCCTTTTCTGTACATGGGCGCGCTTTATGGCTTTAGTGCCGGGATTTTGTCCTGGGGCGTGCTGGCATTTGGCCTGGACTGGCTGAACGACGCGGTTGTCGGGCTTGCCGGACTCTACGGCAGTGATTTCGCGCTGGCCGGTGTGCCGGTAGCCGATGGTCTGAGTCTCTTGCTTGGCGCGGTATTGTTGGGGTATATCGGTGCCTGGATTGCGGTCGCACGGCATTTACGTGAGCTGGCACCGAAGTAG